CTTTCTTTTCCAAGATACACCTCAGCCATCCTGCCAGGACTTGCAAAATGCTGAGAGCCATCCATCCTTCAGGCAGATGACATGGATAATTTCCATAGAGGGGGCCACACGGGGGCTGGTGCTTTGCAGCGCACACCTTCCCTGCCAGCACTTGTTCAGCCATTCCTCCCTCCCAGATGGGTGTCCCAGCCTCTCAAGCAGCCAGGGTGGAAGAGGGGCTAGTTTAGGTTAACCTAAATTAGGGTTGTGTCAGGGCAACGTACGGAAAATTCAGCTTCCTCTGTCATGAATTCCTGAACCGGACTGCCTATGTCCTGGGCAGAGTTTTAGAGCTAGGTTTGTGAAAAACTTACTACAAGGTCGATGTCTCTGCAAACcagggccaatcaatgcttcttTGTGTGACTGGCTGAAATGAGTGTGcgtgcagcagagcagagactAATTGGCTGACATGAAGACTGAAACAGGAAAGCTTGATGTTAACAACTGCATTTCAATGTGTGATAAAGAGAGAATGGCAAGAAAAGGGAAATaggacacagaaaagaaaatgtagatCTGTAAACTAATACTGGCATTTGCTTCTCATTTCATATGAAAAATACACTGCATAGAAATTAGGACTCTGCCCTCAGACTTGTGAGATAGTGCTGGAATGGGTTCAGTACTCAAGTAAGGAAACTGAGTCCAGCAGCTTGGTGACAGCAGAGACTGCAGCACAAGACCACTCTCCAGTGAAACTGAAGTTCCTTCCTGCCTACCATTTTGCTGCTGCCTGTGCAGAACTGTCAGCAATATGCATCCTTGATTGCTAAAGAAAAGCATCACGGCTACGATGTAAAGAACAGGCaaagagcaagaagagaagaGCATTGCTTCAGGAGAGACAGTAGGGAGTTACTGGTGAACCTGATATGTAGAAACAGGACTGACATACAAATTATCCTAGAGCAATTTAATTACCGGATCTATTCCAAATGGATATGGATTTCCAGAGTAGACTCCTGGGACTGCCGGATCCAGCTGCAGCACCGTATTGTCCAGAAGCACATCGCTACtacaaaagaaaagtgaaatggtCTTTGCAGCTGTATCTCCCCATATAAGCCTACGGTACATTTATGTGAGATGTGCTGAGGACTACCGCGTGATACTGGTCACCAGCTCCAGCCTTTCTGTGGACTGTTACCCTGGGcttgtgtgcacacgtgtgtggggggtgtgtgtgtgtgtgtgtgtgtaaatgtgtCCTACACACTGACAGTCTCCATCACCCTGATAATTCTCTATGCATCAGTCCCAGACACCTGCAGATTTTTATGCACATCAGTGCCTGAGCAAACAGGCGTGCTCCCGGGGAGTCTACATTTCCATTTCAATAGAGAGTTCGTCTGTGTGTGTCAGACAAAACCTCTGATTCGTTCATGGCTGCATCCACAGCAGGGAGTTCTTCCCTTCCCTACACAGGCAGTTGCTGTGTCTTTCTTTGAAAGCCCACATGCTTCACTCGgtgtgttttcagttgtttcctgCATTTACCCACTTACTTCCAAGTGCTATTTTTAAACATGGGGATGATATGCCAGGAAGAGCCACAGATGTTGAATGATTTGGAGAAGCAGTCATTGTAGATGAAGCCAGTGTACATGGAGAAGATGCCCATGAGCAGGATCAGGTAGCGCCCGCTGAAAAAGGTGTTCCAGATCTGCAGGGGGAGAAGGCAGTGCCAGTGAACAAAGTACCTGCAGTCCCATCAAATGGTGGGCCTCAGCGAACAGGAGACATGATTGTACTAATCTATGTATGTACAATTATTCATAGGAAACTTCAGGTCCCTTGGGCCCATCCAGGTCTCTTGAATAGAATTAGGCAGAATTGCACCAAATCTCTGCCCCATGAGCGTCTTCAGAGGATCTCTACTCAGCCTTTGGGATGGTGGATGCCCCCTTTATCAAATGGGGCTGATGAGCCTTCTCCTATGCTGACAGGGTGCAGCAGCTCCCTGATACTCACCTCATTAGTGCTTTTCTGGGCAAGCAGGCTCTTCTCATTAATGACCATCCAGAGTGCAAAGGCCAGCATGACAGCGCCATGGCCACAGTCCCCAAACATCACCGCAAACAAGAAGGGGAAGGTAATGATAGTGTATGGAGCTGCAGGAAGGAAAGGACAAGAAGCTCAGCTCCTCCTAAACTTCAAGACCTCAGCAGAGAAGCAGTCCACCCCACTGGACCATTCCTTACAGCTGCTGCCCTTAAAAGCCTCCACAATCCCCCCCTACTCACCAGGCAATCAGATCTAGTGCAGAACTAGCTTTAGCGTCAGAAAGACTCTAGGTCTCAGTTCATTCTCAGTGCTCTCCTTGAGATGaatgtttcacatttttctcagctccttttggctttttttttgcctcagtatGATAAGCTCAACTTACATTTAGCTTGTGATGTTACGTCTTTTCTTCAGTGCTGCTACCTCACCACTTGTTCCCCATCCTGTATTTGTGCAGTTCATTATTCCTGCCACAATCAGTCACTGAAGACCGACAGCCAAATTCTTTGCCTGAGAAAAATCCATGCCTACACACCAAACAGTACCAATTTTTACCAGCAGAAAATATGATTCACATTTTTCAATCAGCAATGACTGCGTGTTTTAGGGTAATGATGGAGCTCAAAGGCTCCAGGAAGCCAGGTACAGGTTGCTGAGGGTTTCTCACCTGGGTTCATCTCCCTGTAGTTGCCCACACCATACGCATCCACTATGTTCTGAAATCCAGCTGTGAACTTGTTGGTCCTGTTGAAGGTGGGTGGTGCCATCCTGGTGTGTACGGCGGTCAGGATAGGGGCGATGGTAGAGCCACTGCGCTCCTGCAAATCCGGTGACAAGGACAGACACAGTCAGGGTGGCTAGGAGAGAGGAATCCGTCACGCAGCACCAAGGTCAGTGTCCAAACATGCACAGGCAGCAACATGGAAGCTGGGCTCAGGAGTGTTACATCTCAACCCTTTTTCCAATAtccatatttttccattttctgtgctaTTGATTTGCTCAGGGAAAGCTGCCAGCACTGATGACTCTTGTGGGTCGATCACAAACCTGCTAAGGTTTAATGCTGACCTTAAACTCCCCGAGGCCAAGTAATCATATGACAACCTCAATGgtaattaaaacagaaaagggaCCCCAGCATAACAGTAACAGACAGAAGTGTGAACATATGCTCAAGGTATAAACAATGCAGTTTGGATGGCAACTTCAGGGACCCAAAATGTTGGTCTCTTACCATTCCCTGATGGAGAGCTCTTTTTATCCGGACAGCATCAGCCACTGGGAACCAGATCTCTGCGATGACGCACTGCTGGGTGACATCGATGTTACAGCAATTCAGGATGTGGTAGATGGCCTTGATTTTCTTCACCttgatcccccaggaccacaaattGGCTGCTGCTTCATGCAGCAGTCGCTGGCGATGGGACTCTGTTTGGGTTATCACCTGCAAGCACAGCACGCAGCAGTCAAGAAAGGAAGGCACAGGTGGCATGGTCTACTCAGCAGTTACTTGGGGAAGGCAGGTGGAAGAGGGTTGCAGAAAGGGAGCTAATCATATGAACATGTGGTGTATCCTGGAGAGCAGTGTGTGAAGGTCTGGACACAGGAGGACTTGTCACCAGGTGCACAATGCTATTCGCTAAGGACTCTCCCTGCATGGCCCCGAGCCTCTGTAAGTGTAGAGGAGACCATCGGGAGTTACTGAGCTGTGGGACTGGGTCCTTACCCAGCTGCTTACAGACTAGTCACATCTCACCTTGTTCTCCCACCCTACCATCTCATGTAGGCAGCTCTATGCCATGAACCTGGGGCACATCACATCCATGAGCATGCCTGCACTGCTAGAGCTACAGCTCATGGCCCTGGTGGGACCACCATGCATCATATGGCCACCACAGTGCTGGTGCATAAATAAGCGATGGAGATGATAACACATTAGGAAGATAACCTGTGTGGCCTACAAGCACTGAAGAAGACTAGCTGCCCACGACGCTCAGGAGTGAAAGGCAGTTTGGAAGCAGTCTTGTGTGCTGGCTTGGAAGTCACAGGCATCAACGGAGGGGgtgacagcaggatgtcaactgCCAGATGGGCCACCTCAGGCAAAGAGGTTGTCCATTCCCTCCTGCCTCGGGACACACTGACTGTCATGTGTGACAATACAAAGGTCACAGAGAGGAGTCCCCCCAAAAGGCATGAAGTCCTGATACAGTATATGGATACACAAGCTAGTGAGCACTCATAGCAACTGAAGTCATATTTTTCAGCCCTGTGTTAAATGTTGGGGTAAAGGGGTTGGAGAATTTGACTTCTGTAACAGCAGCTTCAGCTTTACATTGCTAGTGTGACAAGCACAATGAGATTTCCTTGGTAATCAAATCGTAATTTAAACATAGATAAATCTTTAGAGTCCTCTCTGAGTATAGAATAGTTGTGCTACACTTGTGACTGAATAACTTTGtgagctgctgcaggaaaccatGCTGTGAGAGCTAGGTGAAACCATTTTGGACAATGTGCAATTTGGTTACAATACCTGTAGCCTGCTGACGACCTTAGATCCCACCCTGTAGCCCCATATTATAAGGTCTAAACCTCTGACCTCTGCACATCCAACAGCAGCAAGTAGTTTTTGAGCCTCTCATGTGGGAGTCtttcccccagcagctcctgggaggtgtaaatgggcagagcagggcacaggcaCTGGCCTCCACAACTGGTGGGGGGACCGCTTGTGGGCTGCTGGCTTCATCCCCAGtccccagccagctctgcacagccagcTCCCGAAACCAGCCTGGGATCTGGCCATGGCCAGAGGGTCTCAGACAGGACAAATGTCTGGGCAGGTCCCACTTGCAGGGTTCAGACCCCAAGTAAAGCCGCTGGCACTTACTGTGTTTAAATCCTCGATCCTTGTGTTGACTCCATCAAGCATTTCTCGGCGCTCGGTGGCAGACTCTGGACAGGGATAGACCGTGGCACGAAATCTAGCCTCAGTAAGAGAGAAGTGAAAACACCATTTATTTGAccgatttttttcttcctctgtactCTTCTCAGCTCAAAGATGGGGAAACCAGGATTTATCCCTCACCTGGTAGTACGCTCTTCTTGCACACTACAAAGTTGTGCCTGGTCTCCCAGAAAGGTCCAAAAAAGTACCTTTATCTCTTCATGAGAAAAATGATTCCTTCGCCTGTCCTAGCTGAAAAAACCCACTCCGTCTTAGGTGCTGCAAGGTACCTGATATACAGTGGTCAGCACTGACATATGGGCTCCTGGTCCATCCTTTTTGCTAGACAAACTAGCCAAACTTGACTTGGGAGCAAGGGAAGGACGGGTGAGGTTTTGTTAAACACCTGAGAGTGGTATCCGTTATGTCAGGTTACATGTGGCCAGGCCAGTATAAATGCTCTTATAAGCTTACAGATTCAGCTGGTTTGTTTAACATGGTATAAGAAGGACTAATGTGAACTTCTAATATGTGAGTGAAGGTCTTATCTCCATGCAGATATTGTATACTGCTTCATCTATAGTACACAACATGACCTTCTCCACTGGTAAAGCCACTGTATGAACCCAATTAGAAATAAATATGTTGTATGACTTTCTGAAAAGTGTACAGCTACCTGTCCTGCCTGAAGCACCATCCCAGGGCATACTTCGTGCACAAAGAGCAGGCGCAAGTTGTTCCCACTGGGACCTCGTAGATCACAAGGCGTGCTGCTAAACGGTCTGCGCCTACAAGCTTTAACTGAGCGGAGGTGCTGCAGTAACTAAAATAGGAGAGACCCCCTCCATTTTTTCCTACTCGGTTTGCTCAGTGCTGCCTAGTGCCTGTGCCATCCCTCCCACTTCAAGGGCATTCTATATGTTGTCCTTCAACATTGCCCCAACGAGTCTGCAGGAAGAGATCACCCCTCTTTACGGAGCGGAGATCTGCTGCCCGCCTAAGGCAACACACGTCCCCCATCCTGCAGTGGCATTACGCTGGCTTAGGGTTGCTGAAGGGCTGCCTTTCTGCACGTGAGATGAATTAAAAGAAGATGCAACAGGGTCACAGGGGTCAATCCCTGTTTAAGAGAGGAAAAACGTGCATGCTCTGTGTACAGATAAGCATCGTGTTCTGGCTTCATCTGAGCACAGGATATAGCACCACCTGCTCTCCAGAATCATTTCCAGCACAGACACAAGTGAGGACAGTTGCAAATTGAACCAAACACGCAGTAGTTTCCTAGAGATCAGCCCAGAGCTGTGCGTAATGAAAGCACATGCTCTCCAGCCAGACTTCCCTTTCCAGAATTGAATCTCACCTCACTCAACACCTGGTATTCGTTTCCAAAGGTTATTCACCCTACCTAATGATTTCCATCTTCTTATTCTTCACAGCTCTTAGTCCATCTTTATTAAGGATTTTTAATCAAACTTGAAAGCTTATTCCTTCATGCTGTGCAGTTCCCCCGTTTCCGGTAAAGTTATTGCAGCAGTGTTGCTTTGATCTTTTAACAGCCATTTTGCATACCGAGTATCAGCTTTGCCCTAATGGCACAGACATCTCTGAAAGCTCCAGGAGAAATCAGCAGGGAATCCTTACATTGATAAACCCAGTTTAGTATTCACATTAGCGCTGAGGCAGCcacaagaaaaggagaaaaagaaaaattctgacatttgcctcctccctgctccctctaCACCTTTCACTAACAAATTCGTGCATGGACTTAATGCTCATGAAATTGGCAGACTAATGTAACCAATTAAAATCAAGCAGGGACTACAAGCGTAACCTGAGGCACACTGCTCTGCAAACAAACCTTAGCCTGCCTTGCAGGAGACTGGCTTATACCAGTCCCATGATTTTTGCAGGATATTTACTTGTCATGAATGATGACTTTGTGCTAAGCAGAAATgtcctgctggggctgggaaTGACACTGCCATCTGCTTCAGGTATAGTTAACTCGGCCTTAAAGATGGACCAGACCAGAATGTCTTGACCTGTGTACCAGGGATGGCTGATGGCCCGCAGAGCGCGAAAGGAGAGTCACGGGATTCCTACATTTCAAAAACTGCCACTCAGCAAAACACCTGTGTGTAGGTGCATATGAGCAAGCAAAGAATTTGGAAGCGAGGAAGAAAAGACCTAAAGGACAATTTCAAGCGTAGCCTGCTTAGTTGGCAATAAACAAAAACCAGTGCACTAGCACCACAAAGGACACCTTGTGAATTGATCTTAGGTAGGTATGTTTTGCTTCAGTTTGAGAGAAACCAGACGAAGTTCCTCTTTATGAACCTACCACCACATCGATGCCACCAGCTTGTAACAGCTGTGCACATCATGGCCCACCCCGCAGGGATCTGCTCACACTTCCAgtgctgcccagccccacaggctcctggctgcaCCCCGCTGCAGAAGGTCGTGCCTCTGGTTTGGAAGGTTCCAAGTTCAATCAATATCTGTATTGCCTGTTCTTTTACTCCCACCCTGGGAAAAAAAGTACTGACTGCAGGGAATCTAAAATGCTGCAGGGGGGAAAGAAATCCTCCAAAATGAAGCACGGCAAATCCGATGGGAAGCGTTCACTGCCAGCAACTGCCCATGAATGCAGAAGGGGAGAAGGGTACTGAACAGCGTCTAAAAAGCAGGCAGAGAAATGGGACATCAGCAGGAAATTGTAATCCGGAAAGAGAACAAGACTCGCCTAAAGCTCAAAGACAACTGGCAGCAGCAGACTGATGCTGCACAGTGGTGACAGCAAAACTCCTTCCATGTCTGAGGTTCAGGATCGGAAATCAATGACTGATACCTGGGGGTCTTCCCCCAGCCGTCTGTGCACCTGTGGCTGCTTTATAGACAGAGATGTCCACCTCAGGAGAGCTGAATTGCTCTCAGGATGAGCATTGCTCTCCACTGCCTATAGAAGGCATCTTGGAGGGCCCCATTTCTAATGCAGGAATTGCTAACAGTCCCCAGGGGTCTGTCACTTCATGGGACTGTCAGTTCTGCCAGCTGGATGAACTCATCTTCCTGCTTTTATTCTGATTAAAGGCAGGATGTAAGGAAAGACCTACCCTGAGCACACACGTTGGGTAAGAGCAATTGCTCACCCTCTCCCTGCGACCTTCCTGCCGGTGCTTGGCTGGCCCCTCTTGGCCGAGGGGTTGTACCTGAAATGGATTCGGTGACAGCAGACAGATCCCCTCATCAAATCTGATTTACACTGCAACTAAGCCCATTGGTCATCAGCGTTATGAAAGAGTAACAAAATATTCAGGCTGAATTATCTTTTCAAGATGCTTAATGGGGTGGAAACAAGGCAGGCTGTATGAAGCCTTCATTTCTCTGCTGGGCTCTGTCTCCAATTACACAGATATTGCCCAAAGGCCTTGGGGAAGGTTCGAATAAACTACAGCATCATCTCCTTACGCTGAAATGCAGGCAGGCTTGAGAGCAGGTCGGGGATCACCATGTTCCCAGTGCCCAAGTTAGGGCCCCTGATTTTAAGCAGAAGGATGCTGagtgtttattaaaaaaacagtccCTTCTAAGATGTACCAAGTTAAAAACCTAGCAAATGAAGCTCCCAAGATCTTCAAGTCACTTTGAAAATTTTAGGGCCTCAATTTCCAAGCGCCAAGGTGATGGACAGCTTTCATAATtaggagcagcagagctgagaagtgGAAGGGAGCTCGGTGGGAGAGCTGACAGCGGGGTCGCGGAGATCTAATCTCTGGCTCCAAATTCAGCCAGCCCAGGCTGACAGGTAAACACCTCCACGGGAGACACTGTGGCTTGCCCACCAGCCTGCCTTACCCGTCACAAATCTTCTTGATTTTTTGTTTAAGCTGCTCTCCTTGATAGAAGATAATGAACACGTTCTTCTTCACCTCTTCTCTCTGCAACGCAATTCAAGCAGAATTTAACGCAACCAGTGCAAAGAATCAGGTGCAGAAAAGACAGAGGTTTCTTAAGCAGCTTCTCCACTGGGTtgtttccctctcctcccaccccagttTTCCAGCAGCAACGTTTTCCCCAGATGCTGCTTCAGGGACCCGGCACAGGTGGCAGCTCTGGGTTATGGGGGAAGGAGCAACATGGAGCGGAGAGGCAGGGGACAGGAGGTCTGCCTGGGCACAGGTCTCATCCCAGAGACACCAAGGGGAATCAACCCTCCACGGCCAGTCCCAGGGGAGGACAGCCGTAGCCCACCTCCCCGGCAGTCGCCGTAGCACAGCCACCCCGCTGGGGCTCACATCCTCCTTAACCAGGCACGAAAAAGAAGCCACCTCGGTAACGGCAAAAGGGAAAAGCAACGTCGAAAAACTTCTCCCATCCTCAAGCTTTCCCACCTTTCTTCTACAGGCTGCCTTCAGACACCCCGGCTCTGGTGAGGCAGCCGGTGCTGCAGCATGGCCAGGGTACTGGTTTGGTTTCTGCAGGTGGAGGCACGCAACGAGGAGCGGTGTGAAACGAAACCGGGTTGGCACCTACCGTCACAGGGTCCTCCAGGGGGGTGTCCATTTCGGTGTACCTCAGGTAGATGTTTCCTCTACAGGCTCGCCACAGTAAACGCTCAAATGGTATCATCCTTTCCCTCTTTATTACCCCTGCTGTGAATCTGAGCAGagttaaaagataaataaattacAAGCCCGTTCTAAGTCTTTCGGGACCTGTAGCACACACAGGTTTACAATCTCTTGTTTTCTATTCTGTGacagccagggctctgctgctgctgtaggcACTTCTAGGAAATATCTCCTTGCTCAAGCCTCAATCTGCTGACTTCATCCTGTTGCTCTTCTTTAAAACATTGTAAGTCCTCCCCAGATGAACAGAAAAGTGAGAAGAAATAATTCTGGCTAGAAATGGAGGAATGAAGAGACGCTTAAAGGATTGCGCCTGAATGACAGAGGTAGCAGGTAGCAGCTTTGCAGTGGTGGTTTAATCTTTACTGCCTCCTCTTTTCCAACAAAGCCCCAAAATGCACTTTTGAAGTGCACCATGACATGCTGGTATGCACCCACCAAGGCAAGCCCTCTGCAGGCACGTGCTTTGCCCACACAAGAGTCGAACAGGACTTCAGAAATACCAGCACCAGCAGCTAAAAACACCAGTCTGGGAGAACACCATCAGCGTGTTTAACCACACCGAGTTGACGTAGACACAAGGGAAAGCTGTTGGAGTCTATGCTGGCTGCTGAATTACCATCAGCCCTGCGCTCAGTGGTGTTTCCACTTCCCTAACTCTCAACTGTAGCGCGATTTTCTATTGCGGACAAAGCCCAGATCAAGCAATGCCAGGGCTTTTTGCTGTGGTTAGACATCCATCACTGAGGGCTAGGCTGGTAACCAGCTGCCCGAGTCCAGAAGCCACAGGTAAGAAGTTGTAAGATAATTTTCAGTCCACACCTACTAAAGGCTCACTGGAATCGGTGGGCTGCAAATAAAAGTCCCTTTATCCCACCGACTCATAACCTGACCGCAGTTTTGATGATAACTTCAGAGGACAGTCACTCTTTCACCTTCACTAAACTGCTATGCTGAATAGGCTGGCAAGCAGCCTCTGCCAAGCAGCTGATGCTAGTGTGACAGCAATGCAGTGCAGGTGGGAAGCCTGGCTGAGCTGAGGGCCATCACCAGGACGCACCCCAGCTTGGCAGCCGCAGCGGCAGGAGTGCTTCTCAGCTCCAGCAGCCCAGATGTGTCTTCACTGAAGAAATCATCTGGCAGATTGGTTTCAGCCTGGAAAACATTAGTTTTAAAAGCCATTCATTATTGCCAGTTTGAAAactattttcacatttttctctggacattttttcccccaaaggtAGCTTTCCACAAAGATTTAGACtaaaggggaaaagaaacaaaggtaaaCTACATCTTAGCAACTGCAAAGCATAAATGCCATTTTTAAAGAGATCTGGGAACCAAGTTCTTGAGCCCCACTGACTTACAGGGAGATGTAGGCTCCAAAGTGACTGAGGTGCTTTTGCAAACATATCATACTGGCTTGTGGTAAAGACTGCTGGGTTTTGATTAAAAGTCAATAAGAGCAACACACACCAAATGAAAATGTCATTACTTTTAGGAACCTTGGACATCTCTGTTGGAAGAGCAAAGAGGCCTCTCACCTCAAAGAAGTCCTGGGTTTTCTTCAGCAGATGTTTGAGCTCTGTCAGCTCGAGGAAGTTCTGCTTCAGCGTTTGCTGGTTCTGGTTGGCTTCCAGCAGCTCAGCTTCGAGTTTCTCCAGCACCATCTGTTTAGGGTCCAAGCACATCCAGGAAAAACTCTGAAGTAGACCAATGGCCCTTTACCGGGCTGATACCAAATCTCAAACCTTAGATTGGTGTTTTTCTCCAAGGGGGTATACAGAAATATTCAATGAGTTCGTCAATTAACACTGAGTTTCTAGGAAGACATTCATCAATGCTGACACCTCATTTTCCCATTGCCACATTCCCTACTGGGTGCTTTGCCCTCTTCTGGCATTAGAAACAGAATTCACCCAACCAAAGCGCACACAGGTAAGTGGGTGCCTGGAGTAGGTGCCTCAGCCTGTCTTGGCACCTCTGTGGTTCCCTACAGGACATCGCAGGCCCCAGGTGGACTGGATGTCAGTCTACTGACTACAAAAGGAGCCTACAACAAGGCCATCAGCTTAGGTTCATTAGCCATAGGCCAAAAATTAGGTGAGGATGGAACACCAGGAACACACCTTGCTTGTTAAGCTGAAGCCCTTGGAAAGCATAATTTTCCTTCCTAGTCACCTTCACAGGCAGCATTTAAAAATGACCCAGTCTGTAAACTTCCAGCTGGGATAGAACAAAGCAACCCCTGCACATCCAAAAGCAAGGCACAAATACTTGTGTCAGGCCACAGCATTACTACATCACAACCATACTCCCACCAGGACAGACAGCCCTGGGGTTTTGATGCAGTGAAGCCGATTCTCCTTGTTCATCACCAAAATCCGTCTTATTCTTACCTAGAGGATGATGATGAGGGGGTTCTGTGGGGATGATATGTTGGATCAGATCTTTCAGAGGGGACGGTGAAGAGACTGAGCTCCTTTAGGAACATGCAACAAGACCAGCCTTGACCTAACTTCTGAGACCGCAACTTGGGGAGCACCTCCACAGGCAGGGAAAGGTGTGCCAGGCTCAGTTGCAGGGTCCTTCATTGCAGGGGGGGGGCTGTATCGAGCACATTACCCAGACACCCCAGTGCAcatccccttctctctctcctcagtCCGCTACAAATTCTGTACCTCCATATCAATCATTTCCCGAGGCAGGGGGGTCTCTGGATGCTTTTCTAGTTTGACCATCTCAACATTGTCTTCCATCTCATTTTCCAGAAAACCTGCAAGGAAAGGACACAGATGTCTTGATACAGGGTCATCCCTGCTGCATCATCCTGGTCACCAGCTGCTGCCAAAATCTCTGTCAAGACACCTGACACTGAGGTGTCA
The sequence above is drawn from the Opisthocomus hoazin isolate bOpiHoa1 chromosome 8, bOpiHoa1.hap1, whole genome shotgun sequence genome and encodes:
- the ATP6V0A4 gene encoding V-type proton ATPase 116 kDa subunit a 4 isoform X2; this translates as MASIFRSEEMSLMQLFLQVEAAYCCVAELGELGLVQFRDLNMNVNSFQRKFVNEVRRCESLERILRFLENEMEDNVEMVKLEKHPETPLPREMIDMEMVLEKLEAELLEANQNQQTLKQNFLELTELKHLLKKTQDFFEAETNLPDDFFSEDTSGLLELRSTPAAAAAKLGFTAGVIKRERMIPFERLLWRACRGNIYLRYTEMDTPLEDPVTREEVKKNVFIIFYQGEQLKQKIKKICDGFRATVYPCPESATERREMLDGVNTRIEDLNTVITQTESHRQRLLHEAAANLWSWGIKVKKIKAIYHILNCCNIDVTQQCVIAEIWFPVADAVRIKRALHQGMERSGSTIAPILTAVHTRMAPPTFNRTNKFTAGFQNIVDAYGVGNYREMNPAPYTIITFPFLFAVMFGDCGHGAVMLAFALWMVINEKSLLAQKSTNEIWNTFFSGRYLILLMGIFSMYTGFIYNDCFSKSFNICGSSWHIIPMFKNSTWNSDVLLDNTVLQLDPAVPGVYSGNPYPFGIDPIWNVASNKLTFLNSYKMKMSVVIGIVHMIFGVILSLFNHIYFKKYINIILQFIPEMIFIVCLFGYLVFMIIFKWCHFDVHSSQSAPSILIHFINMFLFNYGDASNAPLYLHQQEVQSFLVIFALIAIPWMLLIKPFILRANHQKAQRMFNFGDIFIHQAIHTIEYCLGCISNTASYLRLWALSLAHAQLSEVLWTMVMHNGFNNSSWAGLIIIFIIFAVFAVLTVAILLVMEGLSAFLHALRLHWVEFQNKFYVGAGYKFSPFSFKYIIDGTAEE
- the ATP6V0A4 gene encoding V-type proton ATPase 116 kDa subunit a 4 isoform X1, producing MASIFRSEEMSLMQLFLQVEAAYCCVAELGELGLVQFRDLNMNVNSFQRKFVNEVRRCESLERILRFLENEMEDNVEMVKLEKHPETPLPREMIDMEMVLEKLEAELLEANQNQQTLKQNFLELTELKHLLKKTQDFFEAETNLPDDFFSEDTSGLLELRSTPAAAAAKLGFTAGVIKRERMIPFERLLWRACRGNIYLRYTEMDTPLEDPVTREEVKKNVFIIFYQGEQLKQKIKKICDGFRATVYPCPESATERREMLDGVNTRIEDLNTVITQTESHRQRLLHEAAANLWSWGIKVKKIKAIYHILNCCNIDVTQQCVIAEIWFPVADAVRIKRALHQGMERSGSTIAPILTAVHTRMAPPTFNRTNKFTAGFQNIVDAYGVGNYREMNPAPYTIITFPFLFAVMFGDCGHGAVMLAFALWMVINEKSLLAQKSTNEIWNTFFSGRYLILLMGIFSMYTGFIYNDCFSKSFNICGSSWHIIPMFKNSTWNSDVLLDNTVLQLDPAVPGVYSGNPYPFGIDPIWNVASNKLTFLNSYKMKMSVVIGIVHMIFGVILSLFNHIYFKKYINIILQFIPEMIFIVCLFGYLVFMIIFKWCHFDVHSSQSAPSILIHFINMFLFNYGDASNAPLYLHQQEVQSFLVIFALIAIPWMLLIKPFILRANHQKAQRMIQSQVVSGNSGDENQVDVPETNHSKKASQGDNSGGHGGHEDDDEEFNFGDIFIHQAIHTIEYCLGCISNTASYLRLWALSLAHAQLSEVLWTMVMHNGFNNSSWAGLIIIFIIFAVFAVLTVAILLVMEGLSAFLHALRLHWVEFQNKFYVGAGYKFSPFSFKYIIDGTAEE